In Bombus pyrosoma isolate SC7728 linkage group LG2, ASM1482585v1, whole genome shotgun sequence, a genomic segment contains:
- the LOC122577200 gene encoding GRIP and coiled-coil domain-containing protein 1-like isoform X1, translating into MENEEKMDKKSIIVESEKDKSVVSSQTEKMGNTKNVQSQKSDTTNTGNDELIHSRQSREVQTDIAYTETVGKLKNRLDTLMNSLATLSAEKSKMEASFQQDKKQLRNERDECEKIIKDLKEKLNKVQTTNYSEIEHVKCKLIMERHEREREQADHAKMIKELQKLLHDERRNKEQLEAQVKSQFAHKTQCKILEAELEIARNKLKQAEEAAKETPPILLSLQSEMALMKKQHLNAIHEEQKRAAAAEQQARALAMTHEARVAGLEARLAELSEIVGGYDRLRQQDQQAIQKLKDQLINLQDSEHEYITLNNEPEEIISRIKNLYTKLLDLDNKKSESAHVKSLLHSLDLYDKQQVIDYKEKYEILLQEFEDYKQQMKYSNVGNISYNIQSQNIASSYDKNSKTQLHILKAHNNNLEERIRVLSNEIVNKERELKLKLEHQEKSSQEEHGKLRHLLLQKDNEFRNKISTLEQQLLRQRERSMALIEEKDKEILTLKTSFHALLPKKENTAERKLNASKCENGTEPITDLVTGLLTNDSPPILHYSQELARKEVQVSASRKKVLELEATLREKQREVIYIKEKQKENIKALQAQIARLEACKSREGANLEYLKNVFINYLTTSDVSSKRHMLNAISTVLRFTAEELNKAQNVGDCQHRLQHFI; encoded by the exons ATGGAGAACGAGgaaaaaatggataaaaagtcaataattgtagaaagtgaaaaag ataaatcTGTCGTTTCTTCACAAACAGAAAAGATGGGAAATACAAAGAATGTGCAGTCTCAAAAATCTGATACTACAAACACTGGAAATGATGAATTAATTCATTCGCGacaa TCGCGCGAAGTTCAAACGGATATCGCGTATACAGAAACagtaggaaaattaaaaaatcggcTAGATACATTGATGAATTCTTTAGCTACTCTTTCAGCAGAAAAATCTAAAATGGAAGCAAGTTTTCAACAGGATAAGAAGCAGTTGAGAAACGAACGAGACGAA tgtgaaaaaataatcaaggatctgaaagaaaaattaaacaaagtgCAAACTACGAATTATTCTGAAATCGAGCAtgtgaaatgtaaattaattatggaACGTCacgagagggaaagagagcaAGCTGATCATGCAAAAATGATAAA agaactacaaaaattattacatgaTGAACGACGAAACAAAGAACAACTTGAAGCACAAGTAAAAAGTCAGTTTGCACATAAGACACAATGTAAAATACTTGAAGCTGAATTAGAAATAGCTAGAAATAAGCTTAAACAAGCAGAAGAAGCAGCTAAAGAAACACCCCCGATTCTACTATCACTCCAATCTGAAATGGCTCTAATGAAGAAACAACATTTAAATGCAATACatgaa GAACAAAAAAGAGCTGCTGCTGCAGAACAGCAAGCTAGAGCATTAGCAATGACTCATGAAGCAAGAGTAGCTGGTCTAGAAGCAAGACTAGCTGAACTTTCAGAAATTGTTGGAGGATATGATAGACTCAGACAGCAAGATCAACAAGCCATACAGAAACTGAAAGACCaactaattaatttacaagACTCTGAACATgagtatattacattaaataatgaaCCTGAAGAGATCATTTCTAGAATAAAAAACCTGTATACCAAATTGTTAgatttagataataaaaaaagcgAATCAGCACATGTTAAAT CATTATTACATAGCTTAGATTTATATGATAAACAACAAGTTATTGATTATAaagaaaagtatgaaattttgttacaagAATTCGAAGATTATAAACAGCAAATGAAGTATAGTAATGTTGGAAacatatcatataatattcaGAGTCAAAATATTGCATCATCTTATGATAAAAATAGCAAAACgcaattacatattttaaaagcacataataataatctagAAGAACGAATACGTGTTTTAAGTAACGAAATTGTGAATAAGGAAAGGGAATTGAAGTTAAAATTGGAGCATCAGGAAAAg TCATCTCAAGAAGAACATGGAAAATTGAGACATTTGTTATTACAAAAGGACAAtgaatttcgtaataaaatatctacgtTAGAGCAACAATTATTACGTCAACGAGAACGATCGATGGCTCTTATCGAAGAAAaggataaagaaattttaactttaaaaacATCTTTTCACGCATTATTACCCAAAAAGGAAAATACCGCAGAAAGGAAGCTAAATGCATCAAAATGTGAAAATGGAACAGAGCCTATTACCGATTTAGTAACAGGATTATTGACAAATGACAGTCCTCCAATATTGCATTACAGTCAAGAGTTAGCAAGAAAAGAGGTGCAAGTATCAGCATCTAGAAAAAAAGTTTTAGAGTTAGAAGCAACATTACGGGAAAAACAAAGAGAAGTCATATATATAAaggagaaacagaaagaaaatataaaagcttTGCAAGCTCAGATTGCGAG GCTCGAAGCTTGCAAGTCTAGGGAAGGTGCAAatcttgaatatttgaaaaatgtttttataaattatttaactacAAGCGATGTTTCTAGTAAACGTCATATGCTAAATGCAATTTctacagtattacgttttacTGCGGAAGAATTAAATAAG GCTCAGAATGTCGGCGATTGTCAACACAGattacaacattttatttaa
- the LOC122577200 gene encoding GRIP and coiled-coil domain-containing protein 1-like isoform X2 has protein sequence MENEEKMDKKSIIVESEKDKSVVSSQTEKMGNTKNVQSQKSDTTNTGNDELIHSRQSREVQTDIAYTETVGKLKNRLDTLMNSLATLSAEKSKMEASFQQDKKQLRNERDECEKIIKDLKEKLNKVQTTNYSEIEHVKCKLIMERHEREREQADHAKMIKELQKLLHDERRNKEQLEAQVKSQFAHKTQCKILEAELEIARNKLKQAEEAAKETPPILLSLQSEMALMKKQHLNAIHEEQKRAAAAEQQARALAMTHEARVAGLEARLAELSEIVGGYDRLRQQDQQAIQKLKDQLINLQDSEHEYITLNNEPEEIISRIKNLYTKLLDLDNKKSESAHVKSLLHSLDLYDKQQVIDYKEKYEILLQEFEDYKQQMKYSNVGNISYNIQSQNIASSYDKNSKTQLHILKAHNNNLEERIRVLSNEIVNKERELKLKLEHQEKSSQEEHGKLRHLLLQKDNEFRNKISTLEQQLLRQRERSMALIEEKDKEILTLKTSFHALLPKKENTAERKLNASKCENGTEPITDLVTGLLTNDSPPILHYSQELARKEVQVSASRKKVLELEATLREKQREVIYIKEKQKENIKALQAQIARLEACKSREGANLEYLKNVFINYLTTSDVSSKRHMLNAISTVLRFTAEELNKYIRG, from the exons ATGGAGAACGAGgaaaaaatggataaaaagtcaataattgtagaaagtgaaaaag ataaatcTGTCGTTTCTTCACAAACAGAAAAGATGGGAAATACAAAGAATGTGCAGTCTCAAAAATCTGATACTACAAACACTGGAAATGATGAATTAATTCATTCGCGacaa TCGCGCGAAGTTCAAACGGATATCGCGTATACAGAAACagtaggaaaattaaaaaatcggcTAGATACATTGATGAATTCTTTAGCTACTCTTTCAGCAGAAAAATCTAAAATGGAAGCAAGTTTTCAACAGGATAAGAAGCAGTTGAGAAACGAACGAGACGAA tgtgaaaaaataatcaaggatctgaaagaaaaattaaacaaagtgCAAACTACGAATTATTCTGAAATCGAGCAtgtgaaatgtaaattaattatggaACGTCacgagagggaaagagagcaAGCTGATCATGCAAAAATGATAAA agaactacaaaaattattacatgaTGAACGACGAAACAAAGAACAACTTGAAGCACAAGTAAAAAGTCAGTTTGCACATAAGACACAATGTAAAATACTTGAAGCTGAATTAGAAATAGCTAGAAATAAGCTTAAACAAGCAGAAGAAGCAGCTAAAGAAACACCCCCGATTCTACTATCACTCCAATCTGAAATGGCTCTAATGAAGAAACAACATTTAAATGCAATACatgaa GAACAAAAAAGAGCTGCTGCTGCAGAACAGCAAGCTAGAGCATTAGCAATGACTCATGAAGCAAGAGTAGCTGGTCTAGAAGCAAGACTAGCTGAACTTTCAGAAATTGTTGGAGGATATGATAGACTCAGACAGCAAGATCAACAAGCCATACAGAAACTGAAAGACCaactaattaatttacaagACTCTGAACATgagtatattacattaaataatgaaCCTGAAGAGATCATTTCTAGAATAAAAAACCTGTATACCAAATTGTTAgatttagataataaaaaaagcgAATCAGCACATGTTAAAT CATTATTACATAGCTTAGATTTATATGATAAACAACAAGTTATTGATTATAaagaaaagtatgaaattttgttacaagAATTCGAAGATTATAAACAGCAAATGAAGTATAGTAATGTTGGAAacatatcatataatattcaGAGTCAAAATATTGCATCATCTTATGATAAAAATAGCAAAACgcaattacatattttaaaagcacataataataatctagAAGAACGAATACGTGTTTTAAGTAACGAAATTGTGAATAAGGAAAGGGAATTGAAGTTAAAATTGGAGCATCAGGAAAAg TCATCTCAAGAAGAACATGGAAAATTGAGACATTTGTTATTACAAAAGGACAAtgaatttcgtaataaaatatctacgtTAGAGCAACAATTATTACGTCAACGAGAACGATCGATGGCTCTTATCGAAGAAAaggataaagaaattttaactttaaaaacATCTTTTCACGCATTATTACCCAAAAAGGAAAATACCGCAGAAAGGAAGCTAAATGCATCAAAATGTGAAAATGGAACAGAGCCTATTACCGATTTAGTAACAGGATTATTGACAAATGACAGTCCTCCAATATTGCATTACAGTCAAGAGTTAGCAAGAAAAGAGGTGCAAGTATCAGCATCTAGAAAAAAAGTTTTAGAGTTAGAAGCAACATTACGGGAAAAACAAAGAGAAGTCATATATATAAaggagaaacagaaagaaaatataaaagcttTGCAAGCTCAGATTGCGAG GCTCGAAGCTTGCAAGTCTAGGGAAGGTGCAAatcttgaatatttgaaaaatgtttttataaattatttaactacAAGCGATGTTTCTAGTAAACGTCATATGCTAAATGCAATTTctacagtattacgttttacTGCGGAAGAATTAAATAAG
- the LOC122577200 gene encoding D-aminoacyl-tRNA deacylase 1-like isoform X4, producing the protein MKAVIQRVTKASVSVNGEIINSIGNGLCILIGIKRDDTIEDMKYIVKRILNVKMFDDDNNKKWSKNVMDKEYEILCISQFTLYHTLKGNRLDFHKAMPAQAAESFYNNFLIELGKNYKPELIKDGKFGAMMEVNIKNSGPVTLEIESALKLNESNQCNDTQ; encoded by the exons ATGAAAGCAGTAATACAACGTGTGACAAAAGCTAGTGTTTCAG ttaatggtgaaattattaatagcatTGGAAATGGTCTCTGCATTTTAATTGGTATAAAAAGAGATGACACAATagaagatatgaaatatat agtaaaaagaatattgaatgttaaaatgtttgatgatgataataataaaaaatggagTAAAAATGTTATGGataaagaatatgaaatattatgtattagtCAGTTTACATTGTACCATACCCTGAAAGGAAATAGATTAGATTTTCATAAAGCCATGCCCGCCCAAGCAGCTgaatcattttataataattttcttattgaacttggtaaaaattataaaccagaattaattaaag ATGGTAAATTTGGAGCAATGATGgaagttaatataaaaaacagtGGACCTGTAACATTAGAAATAGAATCTGCACTTAAACTTAACGAATCGAACCAATGTAATGATACACAATGA
- the LOC122577200 gene encoding GRIP and coiled-coil domain-containing protein 1-like isoform X3, translating into MENEEKMDKKSIIVESEKDKSVVSSQTEKMGNTKNVQSQKSDTTNTGNDELIHSRQSREVQTDIAYTETVGKLKNRLDTLMNSLATLSAEKSKMEASFQQDKKQLRNERDECEKIIKDLKEKLNKVQTTNYSEIEHVKCKLIMERHEREREQADHAKMIKELQKLLHDERRNKEQLEAQVKSQFAHKTQCKILEAELEIARNKLKQAEEAAKETPPILLSLQSEMALMKKQHLNAIHEEQKRAAAAEQQARALAMTHEARVAGLEARLAELSEIVGGYDRLRQQDQQAIQKLKDQLINLQDSEHEYITLNNEPEEIISRIKNLYTKLLDLDNKKSESAHVKSLLHSLDLYDKQQVIDYKEKYEILLQEFEDYKQQMKYSNVGNISYNIQSQNIASSYDKNSKTQLHILKAHNNNLEERIRVLSNEIVNKERELKLKLEHQEKSSQEEHGKLRHLLLQKDNEFRNKISTLEQQLLRQRERSMALIEEKDKEILTLKTSFHALLPKKENTAERKLNASKCENGTEPITDLVTGLLTNDSPPILHYSQELARKEVQVSASRKKVLELEATLREKQREVIYIKEKQKENIKALQAQIARLEACKSREGANLEYLKNVFINYLTTSDVSSKRHMLNAISTVLRFTAEELNKVKH; encoded by the exons ATGGAGAACGAGgaaaaaatggataaaaagtcaataattgtagaaagtgaaaaag ataaatcTGTCGTTTCTTCACAAACAGAAAAGATGGGAAATACAAAGAATGTGCAGTCTCAAAAATCTGATACTACAAACACTGGAAATGATGAATTAATTCATTCGCGacaa TCGCGCGAAGTTCAAACGGATATCGCGTATACAGAAACagtaggaaaattaaaaaatcggcTAGATACATTGATGAATTCTTTAGCTACTCTTTCAGCAGAAAAATCTAAAATGGAAGCAAGTTTTCAACAGGATAAGAAGCAGTTGAGAAACGAACGAGACGAA tgtgaaaaaataatcaaggatctgaaagaaaaattaaacaaagtgCAAACTACGAATTATTCTGAAATCGAGCAtgtgaaatgtaaattaattatggaACGTCacgagagggaaagagagcaAGCTGATCATGCAAAAATGATAAA agaactacaaaaattattacatgaTGAACGACGAAACAAAGAACAACTTGAAGCACAAGTAAAAAGTCAGTTTGCACATAAGACACAATGTAAAATACTTGAAGCTGAATTAGAAATAGCTAGAAATAAGCTTAAACAAGCAGAAGAAGCAGCTAAAGAAACACCCCCGATTCTACTATCACTCCAATCTGAAATGGCTCTAATGAAGAAACAACATTTAAATGCAATACatgaa GAACAAAAAAGAGCTGCTGCTGCAGAACAGCAAGCTAGAGCATTAGCAATGACTCATGAAGCAAGAGTAGCTGGTCTAGAAGCAAGACTAGCTGAACTTTCAGAAATTGTTGGAGGATATGATAGACTCAGACAGCAAGATCAACAAGCCATACAGAAACTGAAAGACCaactaattaatttacaagACTCTGAACATgagtatattacattaaataatgaaCCTGAAGAGATCATTTCTAGAATAAAAAACCTGTATACCAAATTGTTAgatttagataataaaaaaagcgAATCAGCACATGTTAAAT CATTATTACATAGCTTAGATTTATATGATAAACAACAAGTTATTGATTATAaagaaaagtatgaaattttgttacaagAATTCGAAGATTATAAACAGCAAATGAAGTATAGTAATGTTGGAAacatatcatataatattcaGAGTCAAAATATTGCATCATCTTATGATAAAAATAGCAAAACgcaattacatattttaaaagcacataataataatctagAAGAACGAATACGTGTTTTAAGTAACGAAATTGTGAATAAGGAAAGGGAATTGAAGTTAAAATTGGAGCATCAGGAAAAg TCATCTCAAGAAGAACATGGAAAATTGAGACATTTGTTATTACAAAAGGACAAtgaatttcgtaataaaatatctacgtTAGAGCAACAATTATTACGTCAACGAGAACGATCGATGGCTCTTATCGAAGAAAaggataaagaaattttaactttaaaaacATCTTTTCACGCATTATTACCCAAAAAGGAAAATACCGCAGAAAGGAAGCTAAATGCATCAAAATGTGAAAATGGAACAGAGCCTATTACCGATTTAGTAACAGGATTATTGACAAATGACAGTCCTCCAATATTGCATTACAGTCAAGAGTTAGCAAGAAAAGAGGTGCAAGTATCAGCATCTAGAAAAAAAGTTTTAGAGTTAGAAGCAACATTACGGGAAAAACAAAGAGAAGTCATATATATAAaggagaaacagaaagaaaatataaaagcttTGCAAGCTCAGATTGCGAG GCTCGAAGCTTGCAAGTCTAGGGAAGGTGCAAatcttgaatatttgaaaaatgtttttataaattatttaactacAAGCGATGTTTCTAGTAAACGTCATATGCTAAATGCAATTTctacagtattacgttttacTGCGGAAGAATTAAATAAGGTAAAGCACTAA